One Fusobacterium ulcerans DNA segment encodes these proteins:
- a CDS encoding M20 family metallopeptidase: MFKLEGIKKELYAVEDTCKKDIEAVCDYIFKNPELGEKEFLSSKYLIDLLKKNGFTVEENYCELPTAFRAEYGDNNGPSIAFLAEYDALPGYGPDKVPGHACGHNWIAAGTYGAALVLSKFKNNFKGKVILIGTPAEETLGGKVNMVEQNAFDDIDVVLQMHLEANNNLSCKTLAIDCIKFQFTGKAAHAAAHPDEGINALDAVQLMYSGINCLRQHITSDSRIHGIITSGGDAPNTVPDFAECKFHIRSNDRAYLNTLTQKVINCAKGAEFMTGAVLKYEKYENSFDNLLNLPSLQDLMRKNLIEVGVSNFLDEKHGASGSSDIGNVSQVCPTMYTELALDIDEVCFVHDEAYLKYVNSEEAYDKLHKSVKAMTGTALELYCEPELLKVVKEDFKKLKRS, from the coding sequence ATGTTTAAATTAGAAGGTATTAAAAAAGAACTTTATGCTGTTGAAGACACTTGCAAAAAAGATATTGAAGCTGTTTGTGACTATATTTTTAAAAATCCCGAGCTTGGAGAAAAAGAATTTCTTTCTTCAAAATACCTTATAGACCTTTTAAAGAAAAATGGTTTTACTGTAGAAGAAAATTATTGCGAACTTCCTACGGCTTTCAGAGCTGAATATGGAGATAACAATGGACCTAGCATAGCTTTTCTTGCTGAGTATGATGCCCTTCCTGGATATGGACCTGATAAAGTTCCTGGACATGCTTGCGGACATAACTGGATAGCTGCTGGAACTTATGGAGCTGCTCTGGTTTTATCAAAATTTAAAAATAATTTCAAAGGTAAAGTAATTTTAATTGGAACTCCAGCTGAAGAGACTTTAGGTGGAAAAGTAAACATGGTTGAGCAAAATGCTTTTGATGATATTGATGTTGTTCTTCAAATGCATTTGGAAGCTAATAATAATCTTAGTTGTAAAACTCTGGCTATTGACTGCATAAAATTCCAGTTTACAGGTAAAGCTGCCCACGCTGCTGCTCATCCTGATGAAGGAATAAATGCTTTAGATGCTGTTCAGTTGATGTATAGCGGTATAAACTGCTTGAGACAGCATATAACTTCTGATTCAAGAATTCATGGTATTATCACAAGCGGAGGAGATGCCCCTAATACTGTTCCTGATTTTGCTGAATGTAAATTTCATATCAGATCAAATGACAGAGCTTATTTAAATACTCTTACTCAGAAAGTAATAAACTGTGCAAAAGGTGCAGAGTTTATGACAGGTGCTGTTTTGAAATATGAAAAGTATGAAAATTCATTTGATAATTTATTAAATCTTCCATCTCTACAGGATTTAATGAGAAAAAATCTTATAGAAGTTGGAGTAAGTAATTTTTTAGATGAGAAACATGGAGCCAGTGGTTCATCTGATATAGGAAATGTAAGTCAGGTCTGTCCTACTATGTATACAGAGTTAGCTCTTGATATTGATGAAGTATGCTTTGTTCATGATGAGGCATATTTAAAATATGTAAATTCAGAAGAAGCATATGATAAACTTCACAAATCTGTAAAAGCTATGACTGGAACTGCTTTGGAACTTTATTGTGAACCTGAATTATTAAAAGTTGTAAAAGAAGATTTTAAAAAATTAAAAAGAAGTTAA
- a CDS encoding YfcC family protein yields MSENTTRRKLTIPHTYVIIGIILVILTVLTYIIPAGTYERAVDPVLNRTMVVQGSFKYIEQTPVSPFHMFMAVVEGLVSTADIIFFIFFAYGFVYLLIKTGAFYGSLGSLIKKFHGKETMIFPIFMIVFGICGSTFGLYEETYGLLPAFMGISVALGYDALVGGAAVILGTATGFAAATLNPFTIGIAQGIAELPIGSGIGLRIICFIVFQGAAIIYLMLYARKVRRHPELSIVKDVKFNFSNGMNREEMEKLPFNGKHKLIMMLFVVTIVLLVYGTSQLGWYLNELSTLFFIMMMITGLVGGYNFSQIASLFIESVSDVIFGALAVGVARSLTIVMENGHIIDTIINFMANTLATMPKTVAAIGMVVVQNFINFFIPSGSGQAATSMPIMAPLADAIGLTRQTAVLAFQFGDGFSNMFWPTSAATVCGLMSLPIEKWYRFITPLFLFMFLLQVVFMVIAVAINYGPF; encoded by the coding sequence ATGTCAGAAAACACTACTAGAAGAAAACTTACAATACCACATACTTATGTGATAATTGGAATCATTCTTGTTATTTTAACTGTTTTAACTTATATCATACCAGCAGGTACTTACGAAAGGGCTGTAGATCCAGTTTTAAATAGAACTATGGTTGTTCAGGGATCATTCAAATATATTGAGCAGACTCCTGTATCTCCTTTCCATATGTTTATGGCAGTTGTAGAAGGGCTTGTTTCTACTGCTGATATCATATTCTTTATCTTTTTTGCTTATGGTTTTGTATATCTTTTGATAAAAACAGGAGCTTTTTATGGTTCTCTTGGTTCTCTTATCAAAAAATTTCATGGTAAAGAAACTATGATTTTCCCTATCTTCATGATAGTATTTGGAATCTGTGGATCTACTTTTGGTCTTTATGAAGAAACTTATGGTCTGCTTCCTGCATTCATGGGAATATCTGTAGCTCTAGGATATGATGCTCTAGTTGGAGGAGCAGCTGTTATCCTTGGTACAGCTACTGGATTTGCTGCTGCTACACTTAATCCTTTCACTATTGGAATAGCTCAAGGAATAGCTGAACTTCCAATAGGTTCTGGAATAGGATTGAGAATCATATGTTTTATAGTTTTTCAAGGAGCTGCTATTATCTATCTTATGCTTTATGCAAGAAAAGTAAGACGTCATCCTGAATTATCTATAGTTAAAGATGTTAAATTTAATTTTTCAAATGGTATGAATCGTGAAGAGATGGAAAAACTTCCATTCAATGGAAAACATAAACTTATCATGATGCTTTTTGTTGTAACAATAGTTTTGTTAGTATATGGTACAAGCCAGCTTGGATGGTATCTAAACGAACTTTCAACTCTGTTCTTTATTATGATGATGATAACTGGACTTGTTGGTGGATACAACTTCAGCCAGATTGCTTCTCTTTTTATAGAATCAGTTTCTGATGTTATCTTTGGAGCTTTGGCAGTTGGAGTAGCAAGATCACTTACTATAGTAATGGAAAACGGTCATATAATTGATACAATCATTAACTTTATGGCTAATACTCTTGCTACTATGCCAAAAACTGTTGCAGCTATTGGAATGGTTGTTGTACAAAACTTTATCAATTTCTTTATTCCATCTGGTTCAGGACAGGCAGCTACATCTATGCCTATCATGGCTCCTCTTGCAGATGCCATTGGACTTACAAGACAGACAGCTGTACTTGCATTCCAGTTTGGAGATGGATTCTCAAATATGTTCTGGCCTACATCAGCAGCCACTGTATGTGGACTTATGAGCCTTCCAATAGAGAAATGGTATAGATTTATTACACCATTATTTCTATTTATGTTCCTGCTGCAAGTTGTATTTATGGTTATAGCAGTGGCAATTAATTATGGACCTTTTTAA